The following proteins are co-located in the Leptospira weilii genome:
- a CDS encoding site-2 protease family protein, producing MFILTFLTLTFQSEFFEIPFLSIRSLKELFFLRLPYSLSLIIILSAHEMGHFLAARYYGIKATWPYFIPIPLAPIGTMGAVIRILEPIRNKKQLFDIGIWGPLMSLILSVPCYIVGIYLSSLVPIDSVRENPGIISFGESIFTITINQWILGPFDPIAQDVWIHPLAQAGWVGLLVTAINLLPFGQLDGGHVIYSVFGERYRNWIYYLFMIFLLLCLWNFSWLLWGFLIYFIIKVEHPFVPDPAVPLDRIRKIGGLLILFTLIFIFVPSPIQLGTDINRPGLAEEIWISLKSVYLGL from the coding sequence TTGTTTATCCTGACCTTTTTAACGCTCACGTTTCAAAGTGAGTTTTTTGAAATACCTTTTCTATCCATTCGATCCCTAAAAGAGCTATTTTTTCTTAGACTACCTTATTCTCTTTCTTTGATTATAATTCTTTCGGCGCATGAGATGGGTCATTTTTTAGCGGCTCGTTATTACGGAATTAAAGCGACTTGGCCTTATTTTATACCGATTCCTTTGGCTCCGATCGGAACTATGGGGGCGGTCATTCGAATCTTGGAGCCGATTCGGAATAAAAAACAACTTTTCGACATAGGAATTTGGGGCCCTTTGATGAGTTTAATTCTTTCCGTACCTTGTTACATTGTAGGAATCTATTTGTCTTCTTTGGTTCCGATTGATTCTGTGAGAGAAAATCCGGGAATCATTTCTTTTGGGGAATCCATTTTTACGATCACTATAAATCAATGGATTTTGGGACCTTTCGATCCGATCGCTCAAGACGTTTGGATTCATCCTTTGGCGCAGGCCGGTTGGGTCGGACTTCTTGTGACCGCCATCAATCTACTTCCGTTTGGTCAACTTGACGGAGGGCATGTGATTTATTCCGTTTTTGGCGAAAGATATAGAAATTGGATTTATTATCTTTTTATGATTTTTTTGCTCTTATGCTTATGGAATTTTTCCTGGTTATTGTGGGGTTTTCTGATTTATTTCATCATAAAAGTAGAACACCCTTTTGTCCCCGACCCGGCGGTTCCTTTGGATCGAATTCGAAAAATTGGCGGTTTGTTAATTTTATTTACGCTGATTTTTATTTTTGTACCTTCTCCGATTCAACTTGGAACGGATATCAATCGACCGGGTCTTGCTGAGGAAATATGGATTTCGCTCAAGTCGGTTTATTTAGGTCTTTGA
- a CDS encoding MATE family efflux transporter, giving the protein MRYKFYRLTFYNILANITVPLTSLVDISILGNLDTHIFMAGTALSGILFDFIFWMFGFLRMGTTGLTAQATGEKNEKESLFILTRSIALACFFGTMIFLLSPWICEIGFQILHGNAEVKTAGLAYFKTRIPGSTAVLCNYVFTGWFLGREKSSTVLIATVIGNGINVVLDAWFILNLGWEAYGAGLATSISQFGMLIVFIFVFLRELKIQPNLKLSFLKDKNLFSIQGFSFLLHLNKDIFLRTLFLILTFSLFRNFSSEVSTEILAANSILLQLILVSAYLVDGVAFATESLTGNICGEKNWKLLKELLYLALYNSIFFTSIFLGFVFLFPNFTFGMITSSHAVLSLLKEYRFWLFPVLEIGAVAFILDGFFIGLTQGKILRNSMLVSAALFFFPIAYLGKIKQDNHLLWLSLVLLMIGRVLTLSVQTKKFFQSSKLKNAGYDTNV; this is encoded by the coding sequence TTGAGATATAAGTTTTACCGACTTACGTTCTATAACATTCTCGCCAATATTACAGTACCTTTAACTAGCTTAGTCGATATAAGTATATTAGGAAATCTTGATACTCATATCTTTATGGCGGGAACCGCATTATCCGGAATTCTTTTCGATTTTATTTTTTGGATGTTTGGTTTTCTAAGAATGGGAACCACGGGATTGACCGCCCAAGCCACCGGAGAAAAGAACGAAAAGGAATCCCTTTTTATTCTGACTCGATCCATTGCTCTAGCCTGTTTCTTCGGAACTATGATTTTTCTTCTTTCTCCTTGGATTTGTGAAATTGGATTTCAAATTTTACACGGAAACGCCGAAGTTAAAACGGCCGGCCTTGCTTATTTTAAAACGAGAATTCCCGGTTCTACTGCGGTTCTTTGTAATTATGTGTTTACGGGTTGGTTTTTAGGAAGAGAAAAGAGTTCGACCGTTTTGATCGCAACAGTTATCGGAAACGGAATCAACGTGGTTCTCGACGCTTGGTTTATCCTTAATTTAGGTTGGGAGGCGTATGGAGCCGGCTTAGCGACCAGCATCAGTCAATTTGGGATGTTGATCGTTTTTATTTTTGTGTTTCTCAGAGAATTGAAAATTCAACCTAACTTAAAACTATCTTTTCTAAAAGACAAAAATCTATTTTCCATTCAAGGCTTTTCTTTTCTTCTTCATCTGAACAAAGACATCTTTTTGAGAACCTTATTTTTAATTCTTACATTTAGCTTATTCCGAAATTTCAGTTCGGAAGTTAGTACTGAAATTTTAGCGGCGAACTCGATTCTACTTCAACTGATTCTTGTAAGCGCCTATTTAGTCGACGGGGTCGCGTTTGCCACGGAAAGTCTGACCGGAAATATCTGCGGTGAAAAGAATTGGAAACTTCTGAAAGAACTTCTTTATTTGGCCCTTTACAATAGTATTTTCTTCACTTCGATTTTTCTGGGATTTGTTTTTCTATTTCCGAATTTCACGTTCGGAATGATCACAAGTAGCCACGCTGTTTTATCTTTGTTGAAGGAATATCGATTTTGGTTGTTTCCCGTTTTAGAAATCGGAGCCGTCGCATTTATCTTGGACGGTTTTTTTATAGGACTCACACAAGGGAAAATTCTCCGCAATTCGATGTTGGTCAGCGCCGCTCTTTTCTTTTTTCCCATTGCATATCTTGGAAAAATCAAACAAGATAATCATCTCCTTTGGCTTTCTCTTGTTTTACTCATGATCGGAAGAGTTTTGACGCTATCCGTTCAAACAAAAAAATTCTTTCAGAGTTCTAAATTAAAAAACGCGGGCTACGATACAAATGTTTGA
- a CDS encoding dicarboxylate/amino acid:cation symporter → MLSFKKLNSLNVKIITHLKEKLWLKIFVGMLAGIFTGILLGSDLSLVNRNIAQLTTSWLVVPGLIFINLLQMIMIPLIFSSIILGICSAENIENVKKLGIGTLIYFVFTTFIAVTIGIALSLWLEPGKSTTQIKNTLNSNIPSATEIPTLDKYPELFMSFFPKNPFLSITQGEMLNVIVFSILLGIAILSVSKDLSKPILEILNSVFQISMKIVNWAMALTPFAVFGLMAKAISSIGVELLVTLGVYMSVVLLGLVSILGVYSIILIFLAKRNPIGFFSKIAGLQLLAFSTSSSAAVMPVSIQTATENLGVKKNIAEFIIPVGATINMDGTALYQAVATIFLAQYFGIELSPTQLVFILFATVGASIGTPSTPGIGIVILATILAGLGIPTEGMGIILGVDRFLDMCRTTVNVTGDITASCVMDRIT, encoded by the coding sequence ATGCTATCTTTTAAGAAACTAAATTCTCTCAACGTTAAGATTATAACTCACTTAAAAGAAAAACTTTGGTTAAAAATTTTCGTTGGAATGTTAGCCGGAATTTTTACCGGCATCCTACTCGGTTCCGATCTGTCTTTGGTCAATAGAAATATCGCGCAACTTACCACTTCTTGGCTTGTTGTACCGGGGCTTATATTCATCAACCTCTTACAGATGATTATGATACCTTTGATCTTCTCTTCTATTATTCTCGGAATTTGTTCCGCTGAAAACATAGAGAATGTTAAAAAACTAGGAATCGGAACCTTAATTTATTTCGTTTTTACAACTTTCATCGCCGTTACGATTGGAATTGCACTATCACTCTGGCTGGAGCCGGGAAAATCAACGACTCAAATTAAAAATACTCTGAATTCAAACATTCCATCCGCGACTGAGATTCCGACCCTAGACAAATATCCTGAGTTGTTCATGTCCTTCTTTCCAAAGAACCCGTTCCTTTCAATCACCCAGGGAGAAATGTTAAACGTAATTGTGTTTTCTATTTTACTCGGAATCGCGATTCTTTCGGTTTCAAAAGATCTGTCAAAACCGATTCTTGAAATTTTGAATTCGGTTTTTCAAATCAGCATGAAAATCGTGAATTGGGCGATGGCTTTGACTCCGTTTGCCGTTTTCGGTCTGATGGCAAAGGCGATCTCCTCCATCGGCGTGGAATTGCTCGTTACCCTCGGCGTTTATATGAGCGTCGTTCTACTCGGACTTGTTTCAATACTTGGAGTTTATTCGATCATTCTTATATTTTTAGCGAAAAGAAATCCGATCGGCTTCTTCTCAAAGATCGCGGGCTTACAACTTCTAGCATTTTCAACTTCGAGTTCCGCTGCGGTAATGCCGGTTTCAATTCAAACAGCGACGGAAAACCTAGGAGTGAAAAAAAATATCGCGGAGTTTATCATTCCCGTCGGAGCTACGATCAATATGGACGGGACCGCTCTTTACCAAGCAGTTGCGACAATTTTTTTAGCGCAATATTTCGGAATCGAATTAAGCCCAACTCAGTTGGTCTTTATTCTTTTTGCAACTGTCGGAGCTTCGATCGGAACTCCGAGTACACCCGGAATCGGAATCGTGATTTTGGCTACGATTCTTGCCGGATTAGGGATTCCCACGGAAGGAATGGGAATTATTTTAGGAGTGGATCGTTTTCTGGATATGTGTAGAACAACCGTCAATGTTACCGGAGACATTACCGCTTCCTGTGTAATGGATAGGATAACTTGA